One genomic window of Ziziphus jujuba cultivar Dongzao chromosome 4, ASM3175591v1 includes the following:
- the LOC107416143 gene encoding protein LONGIFOLIA 1: MSAKFIYSMTDENPDLHKQIGCMNGIFQLFDRHRFLSSRRINGHIHKGLPQGQNNQQAVQPNSPQQKVTEKNTKKVVKEKRRISTESSRTSFSSSSCSSSFSSVDYNRTTHIEHSQSSQTSFAETPTRDLLINKPNASKQSSRQSLNLRDAVKDSLHREVRGVSLKTATKDAVVQTLKYIDSPRPSQPQKSVKPRFSGLNVSLRVYEEKDGCTHSTPREIRRLSYDEKESRDMLKSTMKLKELPRLSLDSRERPVRGSTCEPKSNYLRKDLQQEKMNCNEMINLQQEPGSSKRPSSFIVAKLMGLETFPESTSTHNDSLRLTSTCQTDKYDPLARSSRASNENRTDPFSGSSRNSHKAAASLQMKNADAVTKATFSQKFPIESAPWRNPHGSRSSQSPAFKCQEAPTKTTNSSPSVYGEIEKRLAELEFKTSAKDLRALKQILEAMQKTKEILDDKKDQTSNFVAQMSNNSSLDHSTKLAIQSNLQSSISNSPKAKASKSPKSYKSPIVIMKPAKLVGKNIDPTSTVSSNNNLFGLPKLQTNDLAENRKNDANKRTAKSVTPKRTYIANPINQHHSSMDKIPTTQTSKMPQNSREDKGASSGKTSGTSSPRLQHRRFVMDRQACLPSPDPTKTRRQQSRQPIESGSPGRKYRPKSPNPQRSNDHLCESTTNIRTLSQQDDDSSLQSESNASNRDNEVTSIIQPPKTHDTYFKHKQKQKNPAARLSENRTTAEPAKVISEQPSPVSVLDAAFYRDDSPSPVKKKSNAFKDDDALYADEVEWATEAPAQAYMSIKSSLSKEIDHKISQDISLLVQNPQQLNCIYKESIMCSSELHYDSTNPDHIYILDILSASGLLRNLDLGLTNIQSQPSDKLINPSLFLELEQIKESTQILCNEEASKTLLQPIPVQKTKRKLVFDVVNEIVVRKLVVQDSFKQWFSPEKLGGRKPRGQQLLRELCSEVDRLQSNNSNRNQDDEDDNLGSILCEDMMHWLLNWTECSSEIPALVLDIERLIFKDLITEVVSGDAAGLQGHTGGHRRQLFSK, translated from the exons ATGTCTGCAAAGTTCATATATTCCATGACAGATGAAAACCCAGATCTACATAAGCAGATTGGTTGCATGAATGGAATTTTTCAGCTCTTTGACCGCCATCGATTCCTTTCGAGCAGGCGCATCAATGGCCACATTCACAAAGGACTTCCTCAAG GTCAAAATAATCAGCAAGCAGTACAGCCCAACAGCCCACAGCAGAAAGTTACA GAAAAGAATACAAAGAAGGTCGTCAAAGAAAAACGAAGAATCTCCACAGAATCATCAAGGACTTCGTTTTCTTCATCATCTTGTTCATCCAGCTTCTCATCTGTTGACTATAACAGAACAACACACATAGAACATTCTCAGTCCAGCCAGACGTCTTTTGCAGAAACGCCTACCAGGGATCTGTTGATCAATAAGCCAAACGCTTCTAAGCAGTCAAGCCGGCAATCCCTCAATCTTCGTGATGCTGTCAAAGACTCCCTGCACAGAGAAGTCCGTGGTGTATCACTTAAAACTGCAACTAAGGATGCAGTTGTTCAGACCTTGAAATACATAGATTCCCCCAGGCCTTCACAACCCCAAAAATCTGTCAAACCAAGATTCTCAGGCCTCAATGTGTCATTGCGGGTTTACGAAGAAAAGGATGGTTGTACACATTCAACACCAAGGGAAATTCGAAGGCTCTCTTATGATGAAAAAGAATCACGAGATATGCTCAAATCCACCATGAAGCTCAAAGAACTTCCAAGGCTATCACTGGACAGCAGAGAACGCCCCGTAAGGGGTTCTACATGTGAACCAAAGTCAAATTATCTCCGAAAGGATCTGCAGCAGGAGAAAATGAACTGCAATGAAATGATTAATCTGCAGCAAGAACCAGGGAGTTCTAAACGACCTTCTTCTTTCATTGTAGCAAAGTTGATGGGATTGGAAACTTTCCCAGAGTCAACGTCAACCCACAATGACTCATTAAGGCTGACTAGTACCTGTCAAACTGATAAATATGATCCCTTAGCAAGATCATCACGAGCAAGCAATGAAAACAGGACAGATCCTTTTTCTGGATCGTCAAGAAATTCCCACAAGGCTGCAGCTTCTCTCCAGATGAAAAATGCTGATGCAGTCACTAAGGCCACCTTCAGTCAGAAGTTTCCAATAGAATCGGCTCCTTGGAGAAATCCACATGGAAGCAGAAGTTCTCAATCACCAGCTTTCAAGTGCCAGGAAGCCCCCACAAAAACCACAAACTCATCACCATCAGTGTATGGTGAAATTGAGAAAAGGTTGGCTGAACTTGAGTTTAAAACATCTGCAAAGGATCTCAGAGCTCTTAAACAGATACTTGAAGCAATGCAAAAGACCAAAGAAATATTAGATGACAAAAAGGACCAGACCTCCAATTTTGTAGCTCAAATGAGCAATAACAGCAGTCTTGATCACAGCACCAAATTGGCAATCCAGAGCAACCTACAAAGTAGCATCTCAAATTCTCCAAAAGCCAAGGCCTCTAAATCTCCAAAGAGTTACAAATCACCGATTGTCATCATGAAACCAGCTAAGCTTGTTGGAAAAAACATTGATCCCACTTCCACTGTAAGCTCAAATAACAACTTATTTGGCCTACCCAAGCTTCAGACAAATGACTTAGCAGAAAACAGAAAGAATGATGCCAACAAGAGAACAGCAAAATCTGTGACTCCAAAAAGAACATATATTGCAAACCCCATCAATCAACACCATTCTTCCATGGATAAAATTCCCACCACCCAGACTTCAAAGATGCCTCAAAATAGTAGAGAAGACAAAGGTGCTAGCTCAGGTAAAACGTCAGGAACTTCAAGCCCAAGACTACAACATAGGAGGTTTGTTATGGACAGACAAGCTTGTCTGCCCAGTCCAGATCCAACCAAAACCAGAAGACAACAAAGCAGGCAGCCAATAGAATCTGGTAGCCCAGGTAGAAAATACAGGCCAAAATCTCCCAACCCACAGCGAAGCAATGATCACTTGTGTGAGAGCACCACCAACATCAGAACTTTGAGTCAACAAGATGATGACAGTTCTCTTCAATCTGAAAGCAATGCCTCAAACAGAGACAATGAAGTCACTAGCATTATTCAACCTCCTAAGACACATGACACTTActtcaaacacaaacaaaaacaaaaa AATCCAGCTGCAAGGTTGAGTGAAAACAGGACAACGGCAGAACCCGCAAAAGTCATCTCAGAACAACCAAGTCCTGTCTCTGTTCTTGATGCTGCATTCTACAGAGATGACTCACCATCTCCAGTAAAGAAGAAATCAAATGCTTTTAAAG ACGATGATGCTCTATATGCTGATGAAGTGGAGTGGGCTACAGAGGCTCCAGCTCAAGCATACATGAGCATAAAATCAAGTCTCAGCAAAGAGATTGATCATAAAATATCACAGGACATCAGCCTCTTGGTTCAGAATCCCCAACAGTTGAACTGCATTTATAAGGAGTCAATCATGTGCTCTTCTGAATTACACTACGACAGCACAAATCCAGACCACATATACATTTTAGATATATTATCTGCCTCAGGCTTACTCAGAAATCTTGACTTAGGTTTGACAAACATTCAGTCCCAGCCATCTGACAAACTGATCAACCCTAGCTTGTTCCTTGAACTGGAACAAATCAAGGAAAGCACACAGATTTTATGCAATGAAGAAGCAAGCAAAACGCTACTCCAGCCAATACCTGTTcagaaaaccaaaagaaaactaGTGTTTGATGTTGTCAATGAAATAGTAGTTCGCAAATTAGTGGTACAGGATTCATTTAAGCAATGGTTCTCACCAGAAAAACTAGGGGGGAGGAAACCAAGGGGACAGCAGCTTTTGAGAGAATTGTGCTCAGAGGTTGACAGGCTACAGAGTAACAACTCAAATAGAAATCAAGATGATGAGGATGACAATTTGGGAAGCATCTTATGTGAAGATATGATGCATTGGTTGCTGAACTGGACAGAGTGTAGCAGTGAAATACCAGCACTGGTATTGGATATTGAGCGGTTGATTTTTAAAGACCTGATAACTGAAGTTGTAAGTGGTGATGCAGCAGGGCTGCAAGGCCACACTGGAGGTCACCGCAGGCAACTGTTCTCCAAATAG
- the LOC107416136 gene encoding transcription initiation factor TFIID subunit 8, protein MSDGGGETGREHPKPNTQRKLGGDEYAQAIAKIAVAQICEKEGFQTFQPSALETLSDIAVRYTRNIGKAAHDYANLAGRTECNVFDIIQGLEDMGLPQGFSGASDVDHCLACSGTVREIIQYVGQSDDVPFAYAIPQFPVVKDRNLTPSFLQVGKEPPEDHIPAWLPVFPEPHTYAPLPTPDVKAMEPMVKMEQKKHRKVDRSLLNLRQQFVCNGLDGLSSEDTRDADKGKQAGEGNPYLAAPMQYGEKEVSRVFLPAKLSNEATVENPVSSSQVMGNHVSVLATFAPAIDAMQGRLLDSEEGQKNVLLNRSNTVQFKIGTGKKSLNTMPHLSPRNTGFEMISPSFGMEGDKDEKKRRAEKILKESMENPQGLAQL, encoded by the coding sequence ATGAGCGATGGAGGTGGGGAGACTGGAAGAGAGCATCCGAAACCGAACACGCAGAGAAAATTGGGTGGTGATGAATATGCTCAAGCAATTGCGAAGATTGCGGTAGCCCAAATATGTGAAAAAGAGGGATTTCAGACTTTTCAGCCATCTGCTCTTGAAACGCTTTCTGACATTGCTGTTCGGTATACACGGAACATTGGAAAGGCTGCACATGATTATGCTAATTTAGCTGGTAGAACAGAATGTAACGTTTTCGATATTATCCAAGGGTTGGAAGATATGGGCTTGCCACAAGGATTTTCTGGTGCTTCTGATGTTGACCATTGCCTTGCATGTTCCGGCACAGTAAGAGAAATTATTCAGTATGTTGGCCAAAGTGATGATGTCCCTTTTGCCTATGCTATCCCACAATTTCCTGTAGTGAAGGATAGGAATCTGACTCCCAGCTTTTTGCAAGTTGGCAAAGAGCCTCCTGAAGATCATATACCTGCTTGGTTGCCTGTATTCCCAGAACCCCATACTTATGCTCCGTTGCCAACGCCTGATGTGAAAGCAATGGAACCTATGGTCAAAATGGAGCAGAAAAAGCATAGAAAGGTGGATCGGTCTCTACTGAATTTGCGGCAACAATTTGTTTGCAATGGGCTCGATGGACTTTCCTCTGAAGACACTAGAGATGCAGATAAAGGAAAGCAAGCAGGAGAAGGTAACCCATATCTCGCTGCACCTATGCAATATGGGGAGAAGGAAGTGTCACGTGTTTTTCTTCCAGCTAAGCTTTCAAATGAAGCTACTGTGGAAAATCCTGTTTCTTCAAGTCAAGTAATGGGTAACCATGTTTCAGTGCTGGCAACGTTTGCTCCAGCAATTGACGCTATGCAGGGCAGATTATTGGATTCTGAGGAGGGACAGAAGAACGTTCTTTTAAACAGGAGTAATACTGTGCAATTTAAGATTGGAACTGGAAAGAAGTCCTTAAATACTATGCCACATTTGAGCCCACGAAATACAGGCTTTGAGATGATATCACCATCTTTTGGAATGGAGGGTGACAAGGATGAGAAGAAAAGGAGGGCTGAGAAAATTCTGAAGGAATCTATGGAAAATCCACAAGGGTTGGCTCAGTTGTAA
- the LOC107433577 gene encoding transcription factor TCP13 isoform X1, producing MITSTSKEGDNLQPREEAGNSTRTDHHGKVTKALSNSTPWLRLKDPRIVRVSRAFGGKDRHSKVCTIRGLRDRRVRLSVPTAIQLYDLQDRLGLNQPSKVVDWLLNAAKQEIDELPPLPVPPGNIGLNHHQSLLTSREAGGTTMQTNEEQEGFRNMVGWEGSSRLPRSNNFWNSDALWRARSKEVVVAREMANNNERDKAEQNNDQNNLLQRTGNHPFLPGLLNNAAPYGYHWDPSSSNYLVPPPHLGGHGFTPPSQADHLHNLNIMSAPSTLSLSTGSQFLVCPPPTGITQPYFPNSNSAAAASGEIDARQVVSHFQMLSSTSTTDTATTTPIYPNCQSMRPFHFSVNSKLVHSPNSSGSTQPNKSREFSSK from the coding sequence ATGATTACAAGTACTTCCAAAGAAGGAGATAATCTCCAACCAAGAGAAGAAGCAGGCAATTCAACTCGTACTGATCATCATGGCAAAGTCACAAAAGCTTTATCAAATTCAACTCCATGGTTAAGGTTGAAGGATCCAAGAATTGTTAGAGTCTCTCGTGCTTTCGGAGGAAAAGATAGACACAGCAAAGTCTGCACCATCAGAGGATTAAGAGACAGAAGAGTAAGGCTTTCCGTTCCAACCGCTATTCAATTGTATGACCTTCAAGACAGGCTTGGTCTTAACCAACCAAGCAAGGTAGTTGACTGGTTGCTAAATGCTGCTAAGCAAGAAATTGATGAACTCCCTCCATTGCCTGTACCACCCGGGAACATTGGCCTAAATCACCACCAATCCCTTCTCACTTCCCGCGAAGCAGGCGGCACTACTATGCAAAccaatgaagaacaagaaggtTTTAGGAACATGGTAGGCTGGGAAGGTTCAAGCAGATTACCAAGATCaaataatttttggaattcaGATGCTCTTTGGAGGGCAAGGTCAAAAGAAGTAGTGGTTGCAAGAGAAATGGCTAATAATAATGAGAGAGATAAAGCGGAACAAAACAACGATCAAAACAATCTGCTACAAAGAACCGGTAACCATCCTTTCTTGCCAGGTTTGCTGAACAATGCGGCGCCATATGGTTACCATTGGGACCCTTCTTCTTCAAACTATCTAGTACCACCGCCGCATTTAGGAGGCCATGGGTTCACACCACCTAGCCAAGCAGATCATCTCCATAACTTGAACATAATGTCGGCACCGTCCACGCTGTCTCTGTCAACCGGGTCTCAGTTTTTGGTTTGCCCTCCACCGACCGGGATTACTCAGCCCTATTTTCCTAATTCAAACAGTGCTGCCGCGGCTTCTGGGGAGATTGATGCAAGACAAGTGGTGAGCCATTTTCAAATGTTGAGCTCAACTAGTACTACTGATACTGCTACTACTACTCCTATATACCCTAATTGCCAGTCTATGAGACCTTTCCATTTCAGTGTGAATTCTAAGCTTGTTCATTCTCCAAACAGCAGTGGGAGTACTCAACCAAATAAATCCAGGGAGTTTTCTTCTAAGTGA
- the LOC107433577 gene encoding transcription factor TCP13 isoform X2 → MITSTSKEGDNLQPREEAGNSTRTDHHGKVTKALSNSTPWLRLKDPRIVRVSRAFGGKDRHSKVCTIRGLRDRRVRLSVPTAIQLYDLQDRLGLNQPSKVVDWLLNAAKQEIDELPPLPVPPGNIGLNHHQSLLTSREAGGTTMQTNEEQEGFRNMVGWEGSSRLPRSNNFWNSDALWRARSKEVVVAREMANNNERDKAEQNNDQNNLLQRTGNHPFLPGLLNNAAPYGYHWDPSSSNYLVPPPHLGGHGFTPPSQADHLHNLNIMSAPSTLSLSTGSQFLVCPPPTGITQPYFPNSNSAAAASGEIDARQVQWEYSTK, encoded by the exons ATGATTACAAGTACTTCCAAAGAAGGAGATAATCTCCAACCAAGAGAAGAAGCAGGCAATTCAACTCGTACTGATCATCATGGCAAAGTCACAAAAGCTTTATCAAATTCAACTCCATGGTTAAGGTTGAAGGATCCAAGAATTGTTAGAGTCTCTCGTGCTTTCGGAGGAAAAGATAGACACAGCAAAGTCTGCACCATCAGAGGATTAAGAGACAGAAGAGTAAGGCTTTCCGTTCCAACCGCTATTCAATTGTATGACCTTCAAGACAGGCTTGGTCTTAACCAACCAAGCAAGGTAGTTGACTGGTTGCTAAATGCTGCTAAGCAAGAAATTGATGAACTCCCTCCATTGCCTGTACCACCCGGGAACATTGGCCTAAATCACCACCAATCCCTTCTCACTTCCCGCGAAGCAGGCGGCACTACTATGCAAAccaatgaagaacaagaaggtTTTAGGAACATGGTAGGCTGGGAAGGTTCAAGCAGATTACCAAGATCaaataatttttggaattcaGATGCTCTTTGGAGGGCAAGGTCAAAAGAAGTAGTGGTTGCAAGAGAAATGGCTAATAATAATGAGAGAGATAAAGCGGAACAAAACAACGATCAAAACAATCTGCTACAAAGAACCGGTAACCATCCTTTCTTGCCAGGTTTGCTGAACAATGCGGCGCCATATGGTTACCATTGGGACCCTTCTTCTTCAAACTATCTAGTACCACCGCCGCATTTAGGAGGCCATGGGTTCACACCACCTAGCCAAGCAGATCATCTCCATAACTTGAACATAATGTCGGCACCGTCCACGCTGTCTCTGTCAACCGGGTCTCAGTTTTTGGTTTGCCCTCCACCGACCGGGATTACTCAGCCCTATTTTCCTAATTCAAACAGTGCTGCCGCGGCTTCTGGGGAGATTGATGCAAGACAAGTG CAGTGGGAGTACTCAACCAAATAA
- the LOC107433577 gene encoding transcription factor TCP13 isoform X3, whose translation MITSTSKEGDNLQPREEAGNSTRTDHHGKVTKALSNSTPWLRLKDPRIVRVSRAFGGKDRHSKVCTIRGLRDRRVRLSVPTAIQLYDLQDRLGLNQPSKVVDWLLNAAKQEIDELPPLPVPPGNIGLNHHQSLLTSREAGGTTMQTNEEQEGFRNMVGWEGSSRLPRSNNFWNSDALWRARSKEVVVAREMANNNERDKAEQNNDQNNLLQRTGNHPFLPGLLNNAAPYGYHWDPSSSNYLVPPPHLGGHGFTPPSQADHLHNLNIMSAPSTLSLSTGSQFLVCPPPTGITQPYFPNSNSAAAASGEIDARQVCEF comes from the exons ATGATTACAAGTACTTCCAAAGAAGGAGATAATCTCCAACCAAGAGAAGAAGCAGGCAATTCAACTCGTACTGATCATCATGGCAAAGTCACAAAAGCTTTATCAAATTCAACTCCATGGTTAAGGTTGAAGGATCCAAGAATTGTTAGAGTCTCTCGTGCTTTCGGAGGAAAAGATAGACACAGCAAAGTCTGCACCATCAGAGGATTAAGAGACAGAAGAGTAAGGCTTTCCGTTCCAACCGCTATTCAATTGTATGACCTTCAAGACAGGCTTGGTCTTAACCAACCAAGCAAGGTAGTTGACTGGTTGCTAAATGCTGCTAAGCAAGAAATTGATGAACTCCCTCCATTGCCTGTACCACCCGGGAACATTGGCCTAAATCACCACCAATCCCTTCTCACTTCCCGCGAAGCAGGCGGCACTACTATGCAAAccaatgaagaacaagaaggtTTTAGGAACATGGTAGGCTGGGAAGGTTCAAGCAGATTACCAAGATCaaataatttttggaattcaGATGCTCTTTGGAGGGCAAGGTCAAAAGAAGTAGTGGTTGCAAGAGAAATGGCTAATAATAATGAGAGAGATAAAGCGGAACAAAACAACGATCAAAACAATCTGCTACAAAGAACCGGTAACCATCCTTTCTTGCCAGGTTTGCTGAACAATGCGGCGCCATATGGTTACCATTGGGACCCTTCTTCTTCAAACTATCTAGTACCACCGCCGCATTTAGGAGGCCATGGGTTCACACCACCTAGCCAAGCAGATCATCTCCATAACTTGAACATAATGTCGGCACCGTCCACGCTGTCTCTGTCAACCGGGTCTCAGTTTTTGGTTTGCCCTCCACCGACCGGGATTACTCAGCCCTATTTTCCTAATTCAAACAGTGCTGCCGCGGCTTCTGGGGAGATTGATGCAAGACAAGTG TGTGAATTCTAA